The proteins below come from a single Nocardioides eburneiflavus genomic window:
- the mgrA gene encoding L-glyceraldehyde 3-phosphate reductase codes for MAYDAADDRYDDSTGMHYRQTGRSGLRLPALSLGLWQNFGTDRPEETQRAILRRAFDRGVTHFDLANNYGPPYGRAEENFGRYLADDFKPYRDELVISTKAGYDMWPGPYGQGGGSRKYVLASLDQSLGRLGLDYVDIFYSHRFDPETPIEETMTALDAAVRSGRALYVGISSYSPSKTREAAEVARDLGTPLLIHQPSYSMLNRWVEGGLLDELEQQGMGCIAFTALAQGLLTDRYLDGVPEDSRAARDGSTLTGLDDETLERVRALNGIAEARGQKLAQLALQWVLRDRRVTSAVIGASSVQQLDTNLDALSGPPLTDDELAEIDRHAVESGVNLWAKQTEE; via the coding sequence ATGGCCTACGACGCAGCCGACGACAGGTACGACGACTCCACCGGGATGCACTACCGGCAGACGGGGCGGAGCGGGCTCAGGCTCCCGGCGCTGTCACTGGGCCTCTGGCAGAACTTCGGGACCGACCGGCCCGAGGAGACGCAGCGGGCGATCCTGCGCCGCGCCTTCGACCGCGGTGTGACGCACTTCGACCTCGCCAACAACTACGGGCCGCCCTACGGCCGCGCGGAGGAGAACTTCGGCCGCTACCTGGCGGACGACTTCAAGCCCTACCGCGACGAGCTGGTCATCTCGACCAAGGCCGGCTACGACATGTGGCCGGGCCCCTACGGCCAGGGCGGCGGCTCGCGCAAGTACGTCCTGGCCTCCCTCGACCAGTCGCTGGGACGACTCGGCCTCGACTACGTCGACATCTTCTACAGCCACCGCTTCGACCCCGAGACGCCGATCGAGGAGACCATGACGGCCCTGGACGCGGCGGTTCGGTCGGGGCGCGCTCTCTATGTGGGGATCTCGTCCTACTCGCCGTCGAAGACCCGCGAGGCGGCCGAGGTCGCCCGCGACCTCGGCACGCCGCTGCTGATCCACCAGCCGTCCTACTCGATGCTCAACCGCTGGGTCGAGGGTGGGCTGCTCGACGAGCTCGAGCAGCAGGGGATGGGCTGCATCGCGTTCACCGCGCTCGCCCAGGGCCTGCTCACCGATCGCTACCTCGACGGCGTGCCCGAGGACTCCCGCGCTGCTCGAGACGGCTCCACGCTCACGGGTCTCGACGACGAGACCCTCGAGCGGGTCCGGGCGCTGAACGGGATCGCCGAGGCGCGCGGCCAGAAGCTCGCCCAGCTCGCCCTCCAGTGGGTGCTGCGGGACCGGCGTGTGACGAGCGCGGTCATCGGAGCATCGAGCGTGCAGCAGCTCGACACCAACCTCGACGCCCTCTCGGGGCCGCCGCTCACCGACGACGAGCTCGCCGAGATCGACCGTCACGCCGTGGAGTCCGGGGTCAACCTGTGGGCGAAGCAGACCGAGGAATGA